GATATCGATCCTCCCAAACTTCCGCAGCTTCTTCGCGATCACGACGCTGTCCATATCACCTATCACCGTCATCTTCTGATCCTTGTGGTCCGCGGCTATGGAATCGATGCCTGCTTCAGATCATAGTCAAGTCAGGAGACTGACACCACCTTGGGCACTAATACTTCACCAGGATAGCAAGCGAGAAGCGAAACAGATGAAGAAACAAGCTGAAAAGAAAAAGGAACACCAACGCAAAGTTCAAGTTAGTACTTCACCATAGATGTCTGCAACCGTTTCCATGGCTTTCTGCTTCACCCTCTCGTCGCTCATAGAAGAGACCTTCACGACCACCTTCTGCTGCCATGCAAAGAACCCATCAATTATTAGAGAGAGCGTCCAAGAGATCGTCCATGGCGACGGAGATTTGATCAGCACGCAAGAAATTCACCGGAGCCATACCTGCGGCGCCATCCGGAGGGGAGACGGAGATGGGGTGGAGGCAGAGGGGAAGGGAATGCTGCTTGCGGTTCTGAGTGTGCAGGCTGCAGAATGAGCCAAGCTGGGAGACACGGCCCAAATTTGTACAGCGTCGCGGGGTACGGGctttcttctttttgttcttctGTTGCCCCTTCTCTGGACCGTGATCTATCAAAATACAGAGTGATCAGCTAACAAAGTAGTACTCCGTAGAACATTTTGTTGGTCGCTGCATGCGGATGGGACAGAAAGGAGAATGCCGGCACCAACCACAACCTATCAAGTCTGATTTCTGTTGTTCATCAGATGCATCTTGTCAAAAGACTGCCGGGTGGCTCAGCAGTTGTGTACCTGCCATCATGCAGCTGTCTAGTGCCTAGTTCCTGTATCCTCTGCGACTTGTTTTCCGTCTACGACTTGCAACATGGAATCTAGTTAGTTCCTACGCATAAAAGTCGGTGGAGATTTAGGTAAATTTGGTTCAACGTCCCTCTCCgcggagagagagtgtgtgtgaaggaTAGTTTGGTGAGCCACAACCGTTGAACGTGTCATGTGCGCCGTGGAGGACAGCGTATGTCCAGTTCTCTACTTCTCTCTTGTACGGAGTACTAGCTTGAGGTGTCATCGTCCATGATGCAACCAACGATGTATAGAGGTAGCCCGCATGCCGCCTAGCCAAACTCTTGGGttgtattccctccgttccaaaaatacaagtcttttagagattccactatggactacatacggatgtatatagacatactttaaaACATCTTCAACAGCCGCGTCAAACTAGCGCCACGCCGCAAAATAGCccattttagcgcgcgcgcaaccggtatagtggctccagcgggcgcgcaaaaaccgCGCGCGCGGCAAATCTAGTTCAGCGCGCGGGCCGAAACTCCATCAcgcgccgcttatttgctgcgcccgctcccgcgcgctcGCTCGCAACTCACCCCCCTccagctgcggtgccgccgccgcctgcgccatcCAGCGACCGTTCCGGCGctccccggcctatccccgcgccgCGGCGGCTTCCTCCGCCCCCCTTTAGTCACCgccgcccctcgcgcgcgtccggcctccgacgaacagcgctcgggcgctcgctgccgctcggcgcccgcaaggtgttcgacaaaacgcctgcaagatatgtattgctcaaacttcatgaatttggtgcatgttgattgtagtttttatagcatagtattgaacattgcagatgagttcgtcgtatgattcttccgaagaagaatttgatatggaagaggaggaggatcttgcaatgatcctagctatgcacatcatgtgtgtcaagcgcttcgcagtcggaattgtgcaagtgtttggccaggagtatttgaaatctcccaatgctgaagacgccgcaaggctattggagatgaacaaagctcgcggcttttctggtatgcttggctcaatagattgcatgcattggagttggaagaattgtccaaaggcatggcatgtgcaattccacggccaaaaaaggGTTCCattataatccttgaagcggtggccgatcaagagacttggatttggcatgcattctttggaatgcctggatctttgaatgacatcaatgttgtcaaccggtcaccactgatgagtaagattgcaaatggtgatttgccaccggtgcagtttgtagcaaatggtcgtacatacaactatagctattatctagcggatggcatctatccaaagtggcaaacctttgtgaagccgttgaaaaagccggaaggtaagaaaaatcttgatttccacaatgctcagacaaggctagaaaagatgtggagagagcttttgggattttgcaagcccaatttgctattgtgagaggaccagctagattttgggatcagaaaatgctttggtacatcatgcacgcttgtgtgatcatgcataacatgatcatcgagaatgagcgtggtcaagatgtagactactctcagtatgagctcttgggacatcccgtgcgagggcgatggagggctgaaagggtggcccgttttgttgcctcctatcatgccattcgacgtcccGCATCGCAtaatgatcttcagaaggatctcattaAGAAATGGTGGGCATGGAATGaacgacaaagagcatcatgatttgtgcgttcGATATGGTAATGGTGAACTATATGTTCTGtttattgcactatttgttgtattgaacgataagttgtttgtttgagttgtaataacgaaATTAAACTATTTATTTCGATTtatttttgtttgtgtttgatctttttgcttctgttttggaatgcatatgttgtttgtgcgagagtcgcgcgcgctgcatttttgcgCACTGCTGGAGCTGCGtgtgcgctgcattttagcgcggctgctggagcgagCGCTGCACGCCGCGCCAAATCAGGCGATGGGCGCGCGGCAAAGTagtttttagcgcgcggcgcgttcggcggctgttggagatgctcttagagtgtagattcatttattttgctctgtatgtaatcCGTAgtggaatctttaaaaagacttatatttaagatcGGAGAGAGTAATTTTGGTCTGTTCGGATGTTCATGTTACACCAAATTCGTGAACCTCAGCGACACGAGCAGGTCCAGGCCCCCAGAGCCCAGCTCCAGCGAGCCACGCGTGGCCATCGCTTGCATGCCTAGAGAAACGCGGGAGACGAGACGAGATGAGACGGGATGTATTGACACTACTTCCCACACTCCTCTCCTCTCGCCGCTCAAACCCCAATTCACATTGCTCTCTCTCTCACAATCCATTCGGTCTCAGCGATGGTCCACCTATGCTCTGCCCGATTCCTTCCCTTGCCGGCAGCCCCCATCTGCATGAAGCCGCGGTCCGTGTGCATCAACCACTCATGGGCGGCTGATACCTGGCGGGGGGTAGTTTGTCTGATGAGGTGGAAACTTTGATATGCACGGTGATAGGGATTTCGATTTCTTCAACGAGGCCTCGAAAAGGGCATTTGCCTCGTGGTTTTCTTTAGCAGACTATCGGTATGTTCCATGTGACCATCTCTATTCTTGCAAGCTCTCTGTTTGAATATATATTCTCAAATGACAACAGTAAATTTGTGTGAACTACAAATCCATTTTTATCTTATAGTGTCTTCTAGGACGTTTGGATGGTGTTTTGTATGGCTATACTTTTGTCAGCAGCATGGTGAGTTTGGCTTTGTAATTGGCATCATTCTATAACTTCTATTGTCATACCTCAAGTTTATATCATTACATTATATATTAGTTGACTTTGAAATTATTATttatttgaaacaaggcaaaagatttgtcattttcattgattaagaagaagagagtgCCCGGTTAATTAGAGGGAAACCGAGCGAAAACCTAAATTACAAACCCAACATGGGGCACACACGGACGACCTGGCCACAAACAAGATCATAGCACAACCAGTGACACAACCGTCGAAAGGTAGCATCGAACAACAAAGCAACGCCAAACAGTCGACCGCAGCGTCGAGGACATGGCAGCTCTGATTTTACTGACGAGCATCATAGGAGAAAGTTGCAAGCCTCACACCGATTTACTCCAGCGTAATACCCGAAGAGCACCGCTCGCCGAAAACCGCTCTCATGGAGCCATTGTTGCTGCAGTGGCCCCATCGCCCGCAGCTCCGACTTCTCTGTCACGGCCAGAAACCAGCAAAGGCACACCCATTGGCGCACCGAACCTTCGGCATCAGAAGGACTAGCCACGACCCGGCTCTTGTCGCCACCATCGTCATTGCCACACACGTCGCAACGGCACACTAACCTCATCGTCGGTCGGGCACCCGCTGACCGCAATGTAGTGCACCTCCAGCCTGTAGGAAACACAAATGGGACCAAGATCTCCAAGGCGGTGCCCCCAATAGGGAATACAATGTTCAATACGTTGCCGCCGCCTGATCTAACCCAGAATCATGACTTTAGCCCGAAGATCTTGACCCGAGAGCGAAGGATGCCCAAATCACCTCGATGTTGGGGAACgtggcatgcaatttcaaaaaaattcctacaatcacgcaagatctatctaggagatgcatagcaacgagacggggagagtgtgtccacgtaccctcgtagatcgaaagcggaagcgttaggttaacgcggttgatgtagtcgaacgtcttcacgatccaaccatcCAAGTACCgaaaacgtacgacacctccgtgttcagcacacgttcagctcgatgacgtccctcgaactcttgatccagcagaggatcgagggagagttctgccagcacgacggcgtggtgacggtggtgatgtgatctgcgcagggcttcgcctaa
This region of Triticum aestivum cultivar Chinese Spring chromosome 2D, IWGSC CS RefSeq v2.1, whole genome shotgun sequence genomic DNA includes:
- the LOC123049604 gene encoding heavy metal-associated isoprenylated plant protein 39 isoform X1, encoding MAPQQKVVVKVSSMSDERVKQKAMETVADIYAGIDSIAADHKDQKMTVIGDMDSVVIAKKLRKFGRIDILSVGPAKEEKKDDKKGEKK
- the LOC123049604 gene encoding heavy metal-associated isoprenylated plant protein 39 isoform X2 yields the protein MAPQQKVVVKVSSMSDERVKQKAMETVADIYGIDSIAADHKDQKMTVIGDMDSVVIAKKLRKFGRIDILSVGPAKEEKKDDKKGEKK
- the LOC123049604 gene encoding heavy metal-associated isoprenylated plant protein 39 isoform X3 — translated: MAPQKVVVKVSSMSDERVKQKAMETVADIYAGIDSIAADHKDQKMTVIGDMDSVVIAKKLRKFGRIDILSVGPAKEEKKDDKKGEKK
- the LOC123049604 gene encoding heavy metal-associated isoprenylated plant protein 39 isoform X4, which codes for MAPQKVVVKVSSMSDERVKQKAMETVADIYGIDSIAADHKDQKMTVIGDMDSVVIAKKLRKFGRIDILSVGPAKEEKKDDKKGEKK